The Aquincola tertiaricarbonis genomic sequence TGGCTATCGGCCTGCAGCGAGCAGGCCACCAGGTGCGTGCTATGGGTGTGGATGATGCAGCCCGCCGGCTGGCCGGCCGCGGCGGTGGCCTCATAGATGCGACGGTGCAGCACGATGGTCTTGCTGGCGCGGTCGCCGCTGAGCTGCTGGCCGCTGGCGTCCAGTCTGGCCAGCCGCCCGGGCTCCAGAAAGCCCAGGCAGGCATCGGTGGGCGTGATCAGGAAGCCATCGGCCAGCCGCACGCTGATGTTGCCGGCGGTGGCATGCACGTAGCCGCGGCCGAACAGGCTGCGGCCCACGCGCACCATCTCTTCGCGGGCCTGGTCTTCGCTCAAGGGCAGGTGGCTCATGCCTTCAATTGTGCAAAGGCCTTGGTGAAGAAGTCGGGCGTGCCGAAGTTGCCCGACTTGAGCGTGATGTGCAGGCCTTCGGGTGCCACGTCGCTGGTGGCATGGCACCAGGGCACGCCGGGGTCGATCTGGCCGCCGATGCGCATCTGGGCGATGTTCAGTGCCTGCACGCAGGCGCCCGAGGTTTCACCGCCGGCCACCACCAGCTGGCGCACGCCCAGCTGCACCAGGCCGCGGGCGATGCCGGCGATGGTGCGTTCCACCATCGCGCCGGCTTCTTCCACGCCCAGCTGGCCCTGGATCGCGCGCACGGCCGAAGGCTCGGCTGTGGAGTACACCAGCACCGGGCCGCTGGCCAGCTTGTCCTGGGCCCAGGCCAATGCTTCGGCCTGCACGTCGGCGCCGCTGGCGATGCGCAGCGGGTCAATGGCCAGCGCCGGCCGGCCGCTGCGGATGAACTCGGCCACCTGGCCATTGGTGGCCACCGAGCAGCTGCCCGACACCACGGCCTGCAGGCCGGCCGCGGGCGGCAGGCTGGCCGCCGTGGAATCGGCACTCAGGCCGAAGTTGGCCGGCAGCCCGATGGCCACGCCCGAGCCGGCGGTGACCAGCGGCATGCCCTTGAGCGCGGCGCCCAGCGTCACCAGGTCGGCATTGGCCACCGCATCGACGATGGCAATGCCCACGCCCTCGGCCTGCAGCGCTGCAAAGCGCGCGCGGATGGCGTCAGAGCCCTGGGCCACCACGGTGTGGTCGACCAGGCCCACGCGGTGCTTCGTCTGCGCCTGCAGCACCCGCACCAGGTTGGGGTCGGTCATCGGGGTGAGCGGATGGTTCTGCATGCCGCTCTCGTTCAGCAGCACGTCACCGGCGAACAGGTAGCCCTTGAACACCGTGCGCTTGTTGTCCGGGAAAGCCGGCGTGGCGATGGTGAAGCCGGTGCCCAGCGCCTGCATCAGCGCATCCGTCACCGGGCCGATGTTGCCCTGCGGCGTGCTGTCGAAGGTGGAGCAGTACTTGAAGTAGATCTGCTGCGCGCCCTGCGCCTGCAGCCATTGCAGCGCGGCCAGCGATTGCGCCACCGCCTCGCCCGGCGCGATGGTGCGGCTCTTGAGGGCCACCACCACCGCATCGGCCTCGGCCTGCAGCGGCTCGGCCGGCACGCCGATGGTCTGCACCACGCGCATGCCGGCGCGCACCAGGTTGTTGGCCAGGTCGGTGGCCCCGGTGAAGTCGTCGGCGATGCAGCCGAGCACGATGCGGCCGGCTGCCATCACGCGGCTCCCTTGGCTTTGGGCAGCTCGATGCCCGGGAAGATCTTGATCACGGCGCTGTCGTCCTCGCGGGCGAAGCCGGCGGTGGAGGCCTGCATGAACATCTGATGCGCGGTGGCGGCCAGCGGCAGCGGGAATTTGCTGGCGCGGGCGGTGTCCAGCACCAGGCCCAGATCCTTGACGAAGATGTCCACGGCCGACAGCGGCGTGTAGTCGCCTGCGATCACATGGGCCATGCGGTTCTCGAACATCCAGCTGTTGCCGGCGCTGTTGGTGATCACCTCGTACAGCGCGGCGGCGTCCACGCCTTCACGCAGGCCCAGGGCCATGGCTTCTGCGGCCACCGCGATGTGCACGCCGGCCAGCAGCTGGTTGATGATCTTGACCTTGCTGCCCGCGCCGGCCGCATCGCCCAGGCGGTACACCTTGCCGGCCATCGCGTCGAGCACGTGATTGGCGGCGGCATAGGCCTCGGGCTTGGCCGAGGTCATCATCGTCATCTGGCCCGAGGCGGCCTTGGCGGCGCCGCCGGAAATCGGCCCGTCGATGTAGTGCACGCCCTGCGCGGCCAGCTTGCCTTCCAGCGCGATCGACCAGTTGGGGTCGACGGTGGAGCACATGATGAAGGTGCTGCCGGGCTTCATCGCCGCGGCGGCGCCGTTGTCGCCGAACAGCACGCCCTCGGTTTGCGCGGCATTGACCACCACGCTCACCACCACCGGCGCGGCGGCGGCCACCTCGGCTGGGTTGGCCCAGGCCGAGCCGCCTTCCTTCGCAAAGGCCTCGGCGGCGCCGGGTTTGACGTCGCACACATGCACATGGAAGCCGCGGTTGCGCAGGGTGCGCGCGATGCCGGCGCCCATGGCGCCCAGGCCGATCACGCCGACGTGTTGAGGTTGAGTCATGTCGAGGTCCTTGTTCGGTGGAAGGGGAGGGTCAGGCGACGGCCACCCACAGCAGCCAGGTCAGCGCGAAGCCGGCCAGGCCCAGCACGGTGGTCAGCACCGTCCAGCTGCGCAGGCCGTCGGCCACGCTCAGGCCCAGGTAGCGGGTGACGATCCAGAAGCCCGAATCGTTGACGTGCGACAGGCCCAGGCCGCCGAAGCCGATGGCCACGGCCAGCAGCGCGGTCTGCATCGCGG encodes the following:
- the otnK gene encoding 3-oxo-tetronate kinase encodes the protein MAAGRIVLGCIADDFTGATDLANNLVRAGMRVVQTIGVPAEPLQAEADAVVVALKSRTIAPGEAVAQSLAALQWLQAQGAQQIYFKYCSTFDSTPQGNIGPVTDALMQALGTGFTIATPAFPDNKRTVFKGYLFAGDVLLNESGMQNHPLTPMTDPNLVRVLQAQTKHRVGLVDHTVVAQGSDAIRARFAALQAEGVGIAIVDAVANADLVTLGAALKGMPLVTAGSGVAIGLPANFGLSADSTAASLPPAAGLQAVVSGSCSVATNGQVAEFIRSGRPALAIDPLRIASGADVQAEALAWAQDKLASGPVLVYSTAEPSAVRAIQGQLGVEEAGAMVERTIAGIARGLVQLGVRQLVVAGGETSGACVQALNIAQMRIGGQIDPGVPWCHATSDVAPEGLHITLKSGNFGTPDFFTKAFAQLKA
- the ltnD gene encoding L-threonate dehydrogenase, with the translated sequence MTQPQHVGVIGLGAMGAGIARTLRNRGFHVHVCDVKPGAAEAFAKEGGSAWANPAEVAAAAPVVVSVVVNAAQTEGVLFGDNGAAAAMKPGSTFIMCSTVDPNWSIALEGKLAAQGVHYIDGPISGGAAKAASGQMTMMTSAKPEAYAAANHVLDAMAGKVYRLGDAAGAGSKVKIINQLLAGVHIAVAAEAMALGLREGVDAAALYEVITNSAGNSWMFENRMAHVIAGDYTPLSAVDIFVKDLGLVLDTARASKFPLPLAATAHQMFMQASTAGFAREDDSAVIKIFPGIELPKAKGAA